One region of Roseovarius faecimaris genomic DNA includes:
- a CDS encoding Ppx/GppA family phosphatase, which produces MDGTSDRSTGDWGPFGRPLFDDPSVRALSRVGVVDVGSNSVRLVVFDGAARSPAYFFNEKIMCALGAGMAATGRLNPEGRVRALHAIKRFQILGEGMGTGPLTAVATAAVREAEDGAEFVREVEEKTGVKIFVIDGREEARLSGQGVLLGWPGAYGLVCDIGGSSMELAEINGGTVGRRVTSPLGPLKLRDIKGGKRARKAHIRETLEQMQGELGAQRNRLFLVGGSWRAIAKIDMLRRGYPLNVLHEYRMTPKAVRATSKFIFDNEIDDLRLQTGISSARIGLVPHAAEVLREVVKFFRPHDIAISSYGIREGMLYEQMPQRLRDRDPLIEACRFAENKDARVPGFGKLLYEFIQPLFKSVHPERRRLVKAACLLHDVSWRAHPDYRAEVCFDNATRANLGGLKHSERVFLGLALLHRYTNRRDGTHFENLYHLIPEKEQREAEILGKAMRFGAMLWLDKNASPGKLRWYPKKRVLELRLTPEAEPLFGEVAQARLASLAGSLEAETEIKMQR; this is translated from the coding sequence ATGGACGGCACAAGCGACAGGTCAACCGGCGATTGGGGCCCGTTCGGGCGCCCTCTTTTCGATGACCCCTCCGTGCGCGCGCTCAGCCGAGTGGGTGTTGTCGATGTCGGCTCCAACTCGGTTCGTCTGGTGGTGTTCGATGGGGCGGCGCGCAGTCCGGCCTATTTCTTCAACGAAAAGATCATGTGTGCGCTGGGGGCCGGCATGGCCGCGACCGGGCGGCTCAACCCCGAGGGGCGCGTGCGTGCGCTGCACGCGATCAAGCGGTTTCAGATCCTTGGCGAAGGGATGGGCACCGGACCGCTGACCGCTGTTGCCACCGCCGCCGTGCGCGAGGCCGAGGACGGCGCGGAGTTTGTCCGCGAGGTCGAGGAAAAGACCGGCGTGAAGATCTTTGTGATCGACGGACGGGAAGAAGCACGGCTCTCCGGTCAGGGGGTTTTGCTGGGCTGGCCCGGCGCTTACGGGCTGGTCTGCGATATCGGCGGGTCATCCATGGAGCTGGCCGAGATCAACGGCGGCACGGTCGGGCGTCGTGTCACCTCTCCGCTCGGGCCTCTCAAACTGCGCGACATCAAGGGCGGCAAACGCGCACGCAAGGCGCATATCCGCGAGACGCTGGAGCAGATGCAGGGCGAACTCGGAGCGCAGCGCAACCGGCTCTTTCTGGTGGGCGGATCCTGGCGTGCCATCGCCAAGATCGACATGCTGCGACGCGGCTATCCCCTGAACGTGCTGCACGAATATCGCATGACGCCCAAGGCTGTACGCGCAACCTCCAAATTCATCTTCGACAACGAAATAGACGATCTGCGCCTGCAGACCGGCATATCCTCGGCCCGGATCGGCCTTGTGCCCCATGCCGCCGAGGTGCTGCGTGAAGTGGTCAAATTCTTCAGACCGCACGATATCGCCATTTCCAGCTATGGTATCCGTGAGGGCATGCTTTATGAGCAGATGCCCCAACGGCTGCGCGATCGGGATCCGCTGATCGAGGCCTGCCGCTTTGCCGAGAACAAGGACGCGCGCGTGCCGGGTTTCGGCAAGTTGCTGTACGAGTTCATCCAGCCTCTGTTCAAATCGGTGCACCCGGAACGGCGGCGGCTCGTCAAGGCGGCCTGCCTTCTGCACGATGTCAGCTGGCGGGCGCATCCCGACTATCGTGCCGAAGTGTGCTTTGACAATGCGACCCGCGCAAATCTGGGCGGGCTGAAACATTCAGAACGGGTGTTTCTGGGGCTGGCTCTTCTGCATCGTTATACCAATCGCCGTGATGGCACGCATTTTGAAAACCTCTATCATCTGATCCCTGAAAAGGAGCAGCGCGAAGCGGAAATCCTCGGCAAGGCGATGCGTTTCGGCGCAATGCTGTGGCTGGACAAGAACGCCTCGCCCGGCAAGCTCCGTTGGTATCCGAAAAAGCGTGTGCTGGAACTTCGGCTCACCCCGGAGGCCGAGCCGCTTTTCGGGGAGGTCGCGCAGGCGCGCCTTGCTTCTCTTGCCGGCTCACTCGAAGCCGAAACCGAGATCAAAATGCAGCGGTGA
- a CDS encoding chromosomal replication initiator DnaA: MPRQLSFDLPVREALGREDFFVSPANATAVALIESWPDWPSHKLLLTGPEGAGKTHLSQVWASLSGARVISATTLTDSDIPALARGPVAVEDADRIAGCAPAEEALFHLHNLTLAEGGSLLITSRTPPARWGLGLPDLASRMQGTTQADLQPPDDALLGAVLMKLMADRQLRPEPRLIPYLVPRIDRSFQAAREIVERLDKAALEQGAPITTRFAAKLLEG, translated from the coding sequence ATGCCCCGCCAACTCAGCTTTGACCTGCCCGTGCGCGAGGCGCTGGGGCGCGAGGATTTCTTCGTCTCTCCGGCCAATGCCACCGCCGTCGCGCTGATCGAGAGCTGGCCCGACTGGCCGTCTCACAAGCTGTTGCTGACCGGACCGGAAGGGGCCGGCAAAACCCATCTTTCACAGGTCTGGGCCTCGCTTTCGGGTGCACGGGTTATATCCGCGACCACCCTGACCGACAGCGACATACCCGCCCTCGCACGGGGGCCGGTTGCGGTCGAAGATGCCGACCGGATCGCGGGCTGCGCGCCTGCCGAAGAGGCGCTCTTTCACCTGCATAATCTCACATTGGCCGAGGGGGGCTCGCTTCTGATCACTTCGCGCACCCCTCCCGCGCGCTGGGGGCTTGGCCTGCCGGATCTTGCAAGCCGCATGCAGGGCACCACCCAGGCCGACCTTCAGCCCCCCGATGACGCGCTACTCGGGGCCGTGCTGATGAAACTGATGGCTGACCGGCAACTGCGCCCCGAGCCGCGCCTGATCCCGTATCTGGTGCCGCGCATCGACCGGTCCTTTCAGGCTGCGCGCGAGATCGTGGAGCGGCTCGACAAGGCGGCGCTGGAACAGGGCGCTCCGATCACCACGCGTTTTGCCGCCAAGCTGCTGGAGGGTTAG
- a CDS encoding RNA degradosome polyphosphate kinase, with protein MLTSDFLASDLQAPVELPDLDITGPGRFFNRELSWLGFNWRVLEEAENPRVPLLERLRFLSISANNLDEFYNVRVAGLRELAHAGNTTPAADGLTPAEQLVLINEDARKLLQAQQRTYQALRREMEAENLSILDLGQLTEADKTYLEDVFLNRVFAVLSPLAIDPAHPFPFIPNLGYSLALQLERKTDKRPLQALLPIPQMIDRFVTLPAHEGTHRFLPLEELLLLHLDSLFPGYRYKGHCTFRVLRDSDLEVEEEAEDLVREFEVALKRRRRGEVVRLKISSDAPKGLRRVIMDELHVTPDEVVEVEGIIGLADLSELVIDTRPDLLWPSFTPRVPERVQDFDGDMFAAIRQKDMLLHHPYETFDMVIRFLSQAARDPDVVAIKQTLYRTSHDSPIVAALCEAAEEGKSVTALVELKARFDEAANIRQSRRLERAGAHVVYGFMDWKTHAKISTVVRREGENLVTYTHYGTGNYHPITAKIYTDLSFFTCNAALGRDATKVFNYLSGYALPERLENLAISPHHLKDRLIEMIGQEAENARNGEPSEIWAKMNSLIEPDVIDALYAASQAGVKISLVVRGICGLRPGIKGLSENIRVKSIVGRFLEHSRIVCFGNGRELPSKKARVFISSADWMGRNLNRRIETLVEIENPTVKAQIVSQIMAANMADVAQSWVMAPDGSFTRMQVPEGEFAFNCHRFFMENPSLSGRGSAGAADVPQLTHTED; from the coding sequence ATGCTGACTTCTGATTTTCTGGCCTCCGATCTGCAAGCGCCGGTCGAACTGCCGGATCTCGACATCACCGGCCCAGGCCGTTTCTTCAACCGCGAGCTCAGCTGGCTGGGCTTCAACTGGCGTGTGCTGGAAGAGGCCGAAAATCCGCGCGTGCCCCTGCTCGAACGGCTGCGCTTCCTGTCGATATCGGCGAACAATCTCGACGAGTTCTACAACGTGCGTGTCGCGGGCCTGCGCGAGCTGGCACATGCGGGCAACACGACCCCCGCCGCCGACGGTCTGACCCCTGCCGAACAGTTGGTGCTGATCAACGAAGACGCGCGCAAGCTTCTGCAGGCGCAGCAACGCACCTATCAGGCGCTGCGCCGCGAGATGGAAGCCGAGAACCTGTCAATTCTCGATCTTGGCCAGCTGACCGAGGCGGACAAGACCTATCTGGAAGATGTCTTTCTGAACCGGGTTTTTGCCGTCCTGTCGCCTCTCGCCATCGACCCGGCGCATCCGTTCCCGTTCATTCCGAATCTGGGTTACTCGCTGGCGCTGCAACTTGAGCGCAAGACGGACAAACGCCCGCTGCAGGCGCTGTTGCCGATCCCGCAGATGATCGACCGCTTCGTGACCTTGCCCGCGCATGAAGGCACGCACCGGTTTCTGCCGCTGGAAGAGCTTTTGCTGTTGCATCTCGACAGTCTCTTTCCCGGCTATCGCTACAAAGGGCATTGCACCTTCCGCGTGCTGCGCGACAGCGATCTGGAAGTCGAGGAAGAGGCCGAAGATCTGGTGCGCGAATTCGAGGTCGCGCTCAAGCGCCGCCGCCGGGGCGAGGTGGTCCGTCTCAAGATCTCCTCGGACGCGCCCAAGGGCCTGCGCCGGGTGATCATGGATGAGCTCCATGTAACGCCCGACGAGGTGGTCGAAGTCGAGGGCATCATTGGCCTTGCGGACCTCTCTGAGCTGGTGATCGACACGCGGCCCGACCTGCTTTGGCCCAGCTTCACGCCGCGCGTGCCAGAGCGGGTGCAGGATTTCGACGGCGACATGTTCGCCGCGATCCGGCAAAAGGACATGTTGCTGCATCACCCCTATGAGACGTTTGACATGGTCATCCGCTTTCTCAGCCAGGCCGCGCGTGACCCGGATGTCGTGGCCATCAAACAGACGCTGTATCGTACGTCTCATGACAGCCCGATCGTCGCCGCCCTCTGCGAAGCCGCCGAAGAGGGCAAATCCGTCACCGCCCTTGTGGAGCTGAAAGCCCGCTTCGACGAGGCTGCGAATATCCGCCAGTCGCGGCGGCTGGAACGGGCTGGTGCGCATGTGGTCTATGGGTTCATGGACTGGAAAACCCATGCCAAGATTTCCACCGTGGTGCGCCGCGAGGGCGAGAACCTGGTGACCTATACTCATTACGGGACCGGCAATTACCATCCGATCACGGCGAAGATTTACACCGACCTGAGCTTTTTCACCTGCAACGCTGCATTGGGCCGCGATGCCACGAAGGTGTTCAATTATCTGTCCGGCTATGCCCTGCCCGAGCGGTTGGAAAACCTCGCCATTTCTCCGCATCACCTGAAGGATCGGCTGATCGAGATGATTGGGCAGGAAGCAGAGAACGCCCGCAATGGCGAGCCCTCCGAAATCTGGGCCAAGATGAATTCCCTCATCGAGCCCGATGTGATCGACGCGCTTTACGCGGCCAGCCAGGCCGGGGTGAAGATCAGCCTCGTGGTGCGGGGCATCTGCGGGCTCAGACCGGGCATCAAGGGGCTGAGCGAGAATATCCGGGTCAAATCCATTGTCGGACGCTTTCTGGAACATTCGCGCATCGTCTGCTTTGGCAACGGCCGCGAACTGCCCTCGAAAAAGGCGCGCGTGTTCATATCCTCGGCCGACTGGATGGGCCGCAACCTCAATCGCCGTATTGAAACGCTGGTCGAGATTGAAAACCCCACCGTCAAGGCGCAGATCGTCAGTCAGATCATGGCCGCGAACATGGCAGATGTGGCGCAAAGCTGGGTCATGGCCCCCGATGGCAGCTTCACCCGGATGCAGGTGCCCGAGGGCGAATTTGCGTTCAATTGTCACCGGTTTTTCATGGAGAACCCCTCGCTTTCCGGGCGCGGCTCTGCCGGGGCGGCGGATGTGCCGCAACTCACCCATACCGAGGATTGA